A genome region from Glycine max cultivar Williams 82 chromosome 5, Glycine_max_v4.0, whole genome shotgun sequence includes the following:
- the LOC100797273 gene encoding mini zinc finger protein 3, producing MKKRQVVVKRDYATSSPAVGNIRYGECQKNHAANTGGYAVDGCREFMASAGEGTNAALTCAACGCHRNFHKREVLHGVN from the coding sequence ATGAAAAAGAGGCAGGTGGTCGTGAAGCGAGATTACGCCACGTCATCACCAGCGGTGGGGAATATTCGATACGGGGAGTGCCAGAAGAATCATGCGGCGAACACGGGAGGTTATGCTGTGGATGGCTGCAGGGAATTCATGGCCAGTGCCGGTGAAGGAACAAATGCGGCGCTTACGTGTGCGGCTTGCGGCTGCCACAGGAACTTTCACAAGAGGGAAGTACTGCACGGCGTAAACTGA